The DNA region aatattgttaGGGAACATTCTCCAAACCTAAAGGGAATGTTCTATTGccatttaaaacacaaataaataagttTCCTGGCTAACCAACAGGGAACGTTAGGATTTCCATTCTGAGAACCAAaaactaacgttcccagaacaTTCTAGGAACCAAAATTTGTTAGCTGGGATGTTGGACAAACATAATGGACAGATAAACCTATAAATGAATAACCAATTCAAACAACATccaaaagaaaacatgttttgtttgaaatgtttgattAGAGAAAGAGAACGGGAAAAACCGAGGAAACATGGAATTGTTTTGTAATAAAttgacagttttgttttttttacattttaagagtGTGTCAGTGCAGAACACACAGAGACATGACAAAAATGGCTAAATCTgcttataaatttaaattaatgttcTCTGTACCCATATGATAGTGATAATTGAAAACTCATAAATAAATGAgtaaaaagaatataaaaaaggCATATATGATGAGGACTGCATAGTGGGAATAAGCCTCCAAATTACCAATGTAATCAGTgataattcttttattttattcgaactacataaaaacattttgcccccacattttgcCCATTAATTTCTGCCCCTGGTGGCAATACAGTGGTACTTTGTCATTTATTCCCGTCGAGTAATAGAAAACACTGAGTGTAGTACCATCAGTGGCCACACGGGGTCGCGCGCGGCCAGGCTTCAGTCCGGCACTGCATcattaattcacccaaaacttGATGAGAGCCGCAGAAACTCCAAACTTCGTCTGAGATGAACACATTCAGACTCTCTCTCTACATCACAGCGATCAGAGCATCTTCCGGAGGAGTAAAGCATACTTTTATGAACTAACCCAGTTTATTAGACTCATATGAGGATGATTTGTGTATTATTTTGTCTAGTTTTATTTGTCGGGTCAGGGGATGCGAGTACACGAGCAGTGAAGATGAGCCTGGTGGAGTCTTCCACACACGAACTCTCAGCCCGTCGGACTCCCGTGTCAGCCCATCACGCTGAGGAAGAGTATGATGAAGATCGTGTGACCCGGACACATCACGCGCAGAGAGTTCCACGCGGCTCCAAATCAAAACAACCGTCTGCTCACGAGCACCGACACCTCCCGAGACCGCATCCTGATCCGGACAGCTTCTTCACCACACCCCGGACCTTTAACGGGTCTCTGCGGGTTCATAACCCGTTATACCCGCTCACGGAGGAGTCGTACAGCGCGTACGCGGTCATGACGTTGTCTCTGCTCGTGTTCTCGGTGGGTGTCGTGGGGAATCTCGCGCTCATGTGTATCGTGTGGCACAATTATTACCTGAAGAACACGTGGAACTGTGTGCTGGCCAGTCTGGCCCTCTGGGACTTCACAGTTCTGTTCTTCTGTCTGCCCATCGTGATCTTCAACGAGCTCACCAAGAGGAGACTGATGGGGGACCTGTCCTGCAGAGTGGTGCCATATGTGGAGGTGTGGGTCTTTAAAGCTTGATAGTGTAATCAAATGTCCTACTAATCATTATAATGAgtctcacagtgtgtgtgtgtgtgtagttgtgcAGCAGCTCTTTCATTTGCTCATGTAAATGAGGTCTGTGTGTAATTAGCGGCACTAATTGGCCTCATTAACGTTTTGAATGATGGTGTGTTTAACAAAAGAGTGTCTGCCATGAGGGTGTTGAGTGTCTGTTGACCCACTTCTGCCTACTCTATTTAATCTGTATTGACCATCCTGCATAATATATGAGATGCAAATTGACCATCCTGCATAATATATGAGATGCAAATTGACCATCCTGCATAATATATGAGATGCAAATTAGTTTCAACGTTCTGTCTAGCTTCCTTGTTACCCAGAATGCACTGGACATCTCTGTGCATCACAGTCTAAtttacatctgctaaacatcttacaaagatcagaatTACATCTGCTGAaggtcttattgacatccgagaggaaacaatgtaaatatatatatatatatatatatatatatgtgcgttttccagatgtaaacacacacatcaaatagacgtctgggtgatgaaCATGTTGTATAAGATATTGGGATGAAACCATTATACCCTTATTTTTATCAGTATTACTAAAAAGCGTACGTTGGCGAAATTGTGGTGATGGTAAAACCATTGTACTTTGATTTTCCATAGTATTAATTGATTATCATATTCATTTACAATGATATTTACTTGGTTCGCCAAGGTATTCAAAGAacacaatggtattaccatggtatatgtccaagaACATGCTATAATCTTGgtatcatgtccaaaaaacatgttaccaccatggtaaatgtccaaaaacatggtattgccatgttaCATGTCTtaaacatagtattaccatggcacATTTCTAAAAAGAATGGTATTTTCTTGGTACcctgtccaaaaaacatgttataataTTGGTACCATGTCcaataaaaacatggtattaccatggcagATTTCTAAAAAGAATGGTATTTCCATGGTAccctgtccaaaaaacatggtaaatgttcaatAAAAAGGTTATCACATGGTAGCATGTTCCAAACACATGCTATTGCCATGTCAAATGTTAGAAACATGGAATTACCTTGGGCACCAATCCATAAAACATGGTGCCATCATGGTAAATGTCCAAGAACATGTTCTtatcatggtaccatgtccaaaataacatggtattgccatgttaCATGTCTtaaacatagtattaccatggcacatttctaaaaaagaatGGTATTTTCTTGGTAccctgtccaaaaaacatggtactaccatgatAAATGTCCAATACAAATATTATCACATGGTACCATGTTCCAAACACATGCTATTGCCATGTCAGATGTCAGAAACATGGAATTACCTTGGTCGCCgatccataaaacatggtattgctATGTTAAATGACCTAAACATGGTAATATCAAGGTACCCTGTCTAATCAAACATGGTGGTACCATTGTGAAATGTTTAAAACTAGCATGTAGTTACTGTCGTGCACGGTGCTTACTGTTTTAATGGTAATTTGTGGTACTGTACTGGTATTGCAGTTCTGTATGCCGTTCACACGTCTTTGTGTCTCTGTATTAGGTGACGTCTCTTGGCGTGACCACTTTCACTCTGTGTGCAGTGAGTATCGACCGTTTCCACACGGTGACCAGCGTTCAGCCGCGACCTCGGCAGGTCGAGTCCTGTCAGTCCATCCTGGCGAAACTGTCTGTGATCTGGATCGGATCTATGGTCCTCGCCACCCCTGAACTGCTCATGTGGCAGTTAGAACAAGAGATTTCTCCTCGGACGGGTCTACCGGTGGATTCGTGCGTTCAGCAACCGTCCGTCAATCTCCCGGAGACGCTGTACTCGCTCGTTTTGACGTACCAACAGGCCCGAATGTGGTGGAGTTTTGGCTGTTTCTTTTGTTTGCCATTACTCTTCACCGCCGCATGCCACCTGCTCACGCGACACGTCACGGACGACAACGCCAAAACGGTGGGTAAACCCCTCCGGCCTTCATCTACCTCCTCTTCCTCATCGTCATCGTCCTCGTCACCAAAACAAAAGCTGCAGCAACGACTAGAGCGTCAGATGACCCGCACGGTTGTGGCGTTGGCGAGCGTCTACACCATGTGCAGTTTACCGGAAAACGCCTGGAATATTGTGCTGACCTACACgagtgtggaggtgagtggtgttTGTGAtcgatatgtatatatatatttatatttgtttgtcaAAGTAATACAAGTTTCTGTCTATCTAGACCTCACAGGCCACGTGGGCACTCCtggctctgattggtcagttccTGTTATTCGTGCGGGCGGGAACGACGCCCGTGCTGTTGTTGTGCATATGTCGGTCTCTCGGGCAGGGGTTCATGGActgctgttgctgctgttgtGAGGAGTGTCTGCCAGACACTTCCTCCTCATCTTCATCCACCAATGCCACGGCGATCCCCTCCCCACCATCATCACCCGCATCCGTCCAGGAGCAGAAGCTGAAGATCGTGTCGGGAGCGTCGCCCGCATTGCCCGCCGTGTTCTTCGATAAAGTGAAGGACAGTCCAGACGAGATGATCATCGGAACGCCGTGCTGATCCAGAACGTTCTTGTGTTCATGCGTTGATGAATATTCGCTGGACTCAGCACCGGACTAGTGTTCGTTTATCCAAGCTGTGAATTAATTTATCCATTACTAacgtctttaaagggatagttcatccattaATTAAAACTcgtcatttacttgccctcatgaaTACAAAAAGATATGTTTAGTAAAATGTTTGTACTGTTCTTTCCCATATGATGAATGCTCACAGTGACCATACAAGTGTATTTCAAAGCCTTCTGAAGACTCGCAATGGCGTTGTGTCGAAAAACACGAAAAAGGTTCCCCTCTACCGCGGCTCTCAAACCTCATCCGTGTATATCCAGATGTGACGTCATTGGTTCTTGCGTGTCTCGTATCCTATTGTCATTGATTTCAAACCTGCCGTAACACATTCCGATGTGCCATTTATGAAATTAAAGCTGCATTACgcaactttgtgctctctagcgacatctgtggttgaaacttgaAACTGCAGAGCAATTTACGTAAGAACACTTTACGCGAGTCGTGTTTCGTCTCGTCTGGAGGACGAGTCTTATGATTTTGACCATGATTGGGAGATATTCAGAGCCGGAGTCATAATGTGTTACGATTGAACGGTAAAACCTGAAATATCACtggttttcatatatttttaaataacgaTTTTGACACTTTTTCTGACacacactcaaagtgcttttacaTAAAGAACCGGGGACTCAATCACCTCAATCATTATCCGTATATTTgaatttaaaagtgttttatcCACTATTAATGTCTGtattatcaatttaagaggtgaaactcgtgATATGGCTGATTCGAGTTCAATGTTtaactttattattgttatattatattatacagcctcagttgataatgcaagtgaaccgttATATTACAATAGTACGTCtctgc from Xyrauchen texanus isolate HMW12.3.18 chromosome 50, RBS_HiC_50CHRs, whole genome shotgun sequence includes:
- the gpr37l1a gene encoding G-protein coupled receptor 37-like 1, which translates into the protein MRMICVLFCLVLFVGSGDASTRAVKMSLVESSTHELSARRTPVSAHHAEEEYDEDRVTRTHHAQRVPRGSKSKQPSAHEHRHLPRPHPDPDSFFTTPRTFNGSLRVHNPLYPLTEESYSAYAVMTLSLLVFSVGVVGNLALMCIVWHNYYLKNTWNCVLASLALWDFTVLFFCLPIVIFNELTKRRLMGDLSCRVVPYVEVTSLGVTTFTLCAVSIDRFHTVTSVQPRPRQVESCQSILAKLSVIWIGSMVLATPELLMWQLEQEISPRTGLPVDSCVQQPSVNLPETLYSLVLTYQQARMWWSFGCFFCLPLLFTAACHLLTRHVTDDNAKTVGKPLRPSSTSSSSSSSSSSPKQKLQQRLERQMTRTVVALASVYTMCSLPENAWNIVLTYTSVETSQATWALLALIGQFLLFVRAGTTPVLLLCICRSLGQGFMDCCCCCCEECLPDTSSSSSSTNATAIPSPPSSPASVQEQKLKIVSGASPALPAVFFDKVKDSPDEMIIGTPC